The window GAATTCAAACGGCGTAAAAGTGCGGCGTAAAAGAAAAAGGACTTAGAAGATTTTTTCTTCTAAGTCCTTGAAATATCTGGTGGAGCTGGAGGGAATTGAACCCACGGCCTCTTGAATGCCATTCAAGCGCTCTCCCAACTGAGCTACAGCCCCACTTTATGTGCATTTTTTTATGTATGCAGGTGGATTTAATTGCAACAAAAAGCTCTTGAAGTCAATATCTTAATGCTGCTTTTTTTAAATTTAATGCTTGGATCATGATCTTTAACAGTCTTCGATGAATTATTCCTGCCACAAGTACACACTTGCTTTCTTACCAAGTATTTCGAGTTCATAAAATTCTGAGCATGGGCCACCGGCTGCGCCTGCGCATACATGCAGCGGAATGAGGTGTTCTTCTCTTGGATGGCAATAACGGGCATGCGGTGCGATAGTCCAGTTACGCAGTCTTTCCCAGCGTTCTTCAGCAGAAAACGAGGTATCCGAGCAGGTATCAATCAACCATGATTCAAAATTTTCATTCCAACTGCGGCTTTCTTCCGTATCTTTGATGGAAAAGGCTCTCATATTATGAAACGAAAATCCTGAACCTATAATCAGCAGATTATCGTAGGACAATTCCGCAAGCGCAGCACCGATATCCAGATGAAGCTCGGCATCAAGTCCCTGCACCAGAGACAGCTCTACACAAGGAATATCTGCTTCCGGATACATAATTTTAAGAGGAACAAACATACCGTGATCAAAACCGCGGGAATCATCCAGACGACTGCTTATTCCTTTTTCAATAAGCTTGTCTCTGACGGCCAGAGCAAGGTCAGGATCTCCGGGAGCCGGATATTTTATTGTGTATGACTGTGGCGGAAAATCATAATAATCGTAAATAAGAGACGGGGCCTGACCTGATGTCAGCGTAGCAACCTGCTCCTCCCAGTGGGCACTGATGAGAAGTATAGCTGATGGCTTTTCTATTTTTGCAGCCAGTGACTCCAGATTATCAACCATCTCCTTATGTCCGGCATCACCGAGAAGAGGCAATGGCCCGGCTCCATGTGAAAGATACAGAACCTGACGTTTCTTTTCCTGCAGACCTGACATTTTTTCTCCCTGCTCCCAAATGTATTTATAATTGTTAGATATTAAGCCAAAAACAGACTGCAATTTAGCATAAAAGAAATCGGTTCGATACTTTTTTAAGGTGGTACAATATAATTGAGTCAGCCGAACACTTAAGCTCGGCTGACTCAATTTTTAATTAATAACCAACAGTAAAACGCTCACGAATATGCTGCGGTTTTTCCAGTTCATCAACCAGTGCTATGGAAAAATCCTCAAATGAAATGCTGGAACCATTTTCATTGCTCAAGAGCTGATCTTTTCCCAAACGGAAAACACCGGTTCTTTCACCGGGGGTAAACATTGCCGAAGGTGATAAGAAGGTCCATTCAAGGTCCTCAACTTTTTTCAGAACATCCAGAAAAACAACACCCTTTGAGGCTTCAGGCTTGAAAGCTTCAGGAAAATCAGGTTGATCAATAACCATTTTACCCGGCGCAACTTCCAGACTTCCGGCTCCGCCTACAACTATATAGCGTTTCACACCGGAATCCTTTACAGCCTGTATCAATTCTTCTGGATCAGTATCTAAAAACCTTACAGCACTGATAACTACATCGTGACCTTTTAAAATTGAGGCCAGCTTTTCCTTATCATGGGTATCGCCTGCAACCGGAGTAACTCCTTCCATCTTTTCTATTTTATCAGGATGACGGGCTATTCCTGTTACAACGTGACCCCGTGAAATAAGCTCTTTCAGAATTCTTGTTCCGACATTACCGGAAGCTCCGATCAGTGCTACACTTGCCATAATGACCTCCAAGGTATAATTTTAAGACGTGGTCTTATTCTGAGACCTTAGCTCACTTGAAATCTTATAACAAGAAGTCAGGATAAAATGATCAGGTCACCGTCTGCTGACCTACCAAAAATCAGGAACATAAAATGAAAGCCGATATGCTCATATCTTTTGAAGAACCATGCCCTATCCGTGATGTGCTTGACCGCATAGGGGACCAATGGAGCCTGCTTGTTTTAAATTCCCTTTCAAAAGGAGTATTCAGGTTCAACGAACTTATGCGTGACCTTGGAGACATCTCCAAACAGATGCTTTCCAAGACCCTTAAAAGGCTGGAAAAAGACGGCTTCATAAAGCGCACGCTCTACCCGGAGGTACCGCTCAGAGTGGAGTATGAACTGACGGAGCTTGGAAAATCTTTTCTCGATCCTATGGCCGGTCTGATTAATTGGGCCAATGAAAACCATCAGGCCATTGTGCTTGCCAGACAGAATTATGAAAAAAAACGCTGAAACAATGCCTGTCTAAAAAAAACAACGTCTTCAGACGTCTGGCTTCCGGTTTCAGGCTTCTGGCATCTAGAATCAGGCAGCAGAAAAATTAAATATCATCAGCTGAATAATCCATGTTATTTTAACATTCCTGAACTTGCGGGATATTGATTGAACTTCAGACTTGGATTATCTTGGCCGCTCATCAGAAGAGTTAACTTTTCCATTTCCTAACGGAGTATCATGATTGAACTAACACTCAAAATTGCGACCAAACTTTTCTGGGTTGCAATAGTTTTTCTGGGAATCACGGTAATCAGCTTCTGGGTTATACATCTGGCACCAGGCTCTCCTACGGACATGCAGACCACCCTGAACCCGGATTCCAACTACGAAGCGCGGGCAAGACTCAATAAAATCTACGGGCTGGATAAGCCTCTTTATGTGCAATACGGCAACTGGCTTTCCCGTATGGTGCGTTTTGACTTCGGAAGATCAATGTCCGGCGACAACCGCCCGGTATGGGACCGTATTAAAGAACGGCTGCCGCTGACTTTCGGAATGAATGTGGCTTCGATGGTGCTGACTTTATTTATAGCGATACCCATAGGAATGTTCTCGGCATGGAAGCAGAACAGCTGGTTTGACCGGGGAATGACCATTTTCGTTTTTATAGGGTTTGCTGTTCCGGGATTCTGGCTGGCTCTGCTGCTGATGCTGTGGCTTGGAATCCACTACCCGATTCTTCCCATCTCAGGCCTGACATCTCTTGATTTCGATATGCTTTCCACAACGGGGAAGCTGCTGGACCTTGCAAAACATCTCACCCTGCCTATTTTTATTTATACTTTTGGAAGCCTCGCAGGGATGTCACGCTTCATGCGCTCATCCATGCTTGAAGTATTAAGGCAGGATTACATAACCACAGCAAAAGCAAAGGGGCTTCCGCTAAACAGAGTCCTTTTCCATCATGGACTGCGCAATGCCCTGCTACCGGTAATTACCCTGCTCGGACTTTCAATTCCGGGATTAATCGGAGGCAGCGTAATTATTGAGTCCATTTTTGCCCTGCCGGGACTGGGACAACTCTTTTACGGTGCGGTAATGTCCAGAGATTATTCCCTTATTATGGGCAGTCTGGTTCTTGGAGCCATACTGACTCTTGCCGGGAATATACTTGCGGATATCGCTTACGGTCTGGCTGATCCCCGAGTTCGCTCCGGGAGGAACAGCTAAATGCGCATAAAGAAACTTGCACCGACCTCACGGTTCCAACGCTACGGACTGTTTTTTACAGGACTGTTTCTCGTTGGCGGTATTTCAATTGCTGCGATTTTAGCTCCTCTGATAACTCATTATGACCCTTTTGCGCTGAATGTTAATATACTTCTCCAGCCGCCAAGCTGGCAGCACCCCTTCGGAACAGACGCACTTGGAAGAGATGTGCTGACCCGGATACTTTACGGCGGAAGGGTTTCATTATGGGTAGGATTTGTGGCAGTAGGAATATCAACAGCAATAGGACTTGTACTGGGACTTGTATCAGGATATTTTGGTGGATGGGTTGACGAGATCATTATGCGCGGAGTCGATGTAATGCTCTGTTTCCCGTCATTCTTTCTTATCCTCGCAGTCATAGCTTTTCTGGAACCGGGACTATTTAACATAATGCTGGTCATAGGACTGACTTCATGGATGGGAGTGGCCCGACTGGTAAGGGCTGAAACCCTGTCACTAAGAAAAAGAGATTTTGTGCTGGCCTCAAAGCTTGCAGGAGCAGGCCCGGTAAGGATAATACTGACGCACATTCTTCCAAATGCGATTACCCCTGTGCTGGTATCTGCCACACTGGGAGTTGCCGGAGCAATACTTGTTGAATCATCTCTCAGTTTTCTGGGGCTTGGGGTTCAGCCACCGGACCCTTCATGGGGAAATATGCTTATGGAAG of the Maridesulfovibrio bastinii DSM 16055 genome contains:
- a CDS encoding winged helix-turn-helix transcriptional regulator, producing MKADMLISFEEPCPIRDVLDRIGDQWSLLVLNSLSKGVFRFNELMRDLGDISKQMLSKTLKRLEKDGFIKRTLYPEVPLRVEYELTELGKSFLDPMAGLINWANENHQAIVLARQNYEKKR
- a CDS encoding ABC transporter permease, which encodes MRIKKLAPTSRFQRYGLFFTGLFLVGGISIAAILAPLITHYDPFALNVNILLQPPSWQHPFGTDALGRDVLTRILYGGRVSLWVGFVAVGISTAIGLVLGLVSGYFGGWVDEIIMRGVDVMLCFPSFFLILAVIAFLEPGLFNIMLVIGLTSWMGVARLVRAETLSLRKRDFVLASKLAGAGPVRIILTHILPNAITPVLVSATLGVAGAILVESSLSFLGLGVQPPDPSWGNMLMEGKEVLEIAPWLSVFPGLTILFTVLGYNLLGESLRDILDPRLKQ
- a CDS encoding ABC transporter permease; the encoded protein is MIELTLKIATKLFWVAIVFLGITVISFWVIHLAPGSPTDMQTTLNPDSNYEARARLNKIYGLDKPLYVQYGNWLSRMVRFDFGRSMSGDNRPVWDRIKERLPLTFGMNVASMVLTLFIAIPIGMFSAWKQNSWFDRGMTIFVFIGFAVPGFWLALLLMLWLGIHYPILPISGLTSLDFDMLSTTGKLLDLAKHLTLPIFIYTFGSLAGMSRFMRSSMLEVLRQDYITTAKAKGLPLNRVLFHHGLRNALLPVITLLGLSIPGLIGGSVIIESIFALPGLGQLFYGAVMSRDYSLIMGSLVLGAILTLAGNILADIAYGLADPRVRSGRNS
- a CDS encoding NAD(P)-dependent oxidoreductase yields the protein MASVALIGASGNVGTRILKELISRGHVVTGIARHPDKIEKMEGVTPVAGDTHDKEKLASILKGHDVVISAVRFLDTDPEELIQAVKDSGVKRYIVVGGAGSLEVAPGKMVIDQPDFPEAFKPEASKGVVFLDVLKKVEDLEWTFLSPSAMFTPGERTGVFRLGKDQLLSNENGSSISFEDFSIALVDELEKPQHIRERFTVGY
- a CDS encoding DODA-type extradiol aromatic ring-opening family dioxygenase, coding for MSGLQEKKRQVLYLSHGAGPLPLLGDAGHKEMVDNLESLAAKIEKPSAILLISAHWEEQVATLTSGQAPSLIYDYYDFPPQSYTIKYPAPGDPDLALAVRDKLIEKGISSRLDDSRGFDHGMFVPLKIMYPEADIPCVELSLVQGLDAELHLDIGAALAELSYDNLLIIGSGFSFHNMRAFSIKDTEESRSWNENFESWLIDTCSDTSFSAEERWERLRNWTIAPHARYCHPREEHLIPLHVCAGAAGGPCSEFYELEILGKKASVYLWQE